CATCTCCAGCCCAGGTTGCGAGACAGTACGCTCAGCTGCCGATGGTAGTTTCACCATCGAAGGCATAAAAGAAGGTAATGCGCTTACCGTCTGGCACGACGGTTTCTTCCAGCGCAGTATATATATCCTCGACAACTCTGCGAAGAATCTTCGTGTATATATGATTGAGAGCGATCGTAGCCGCTATAACGAAACAAGCGTTACACCTTTTGCCACAAAGCAAGGCGACCCGGCTGCTAACAGCATGCAAAATATCAACCGCAAGGACTTTGCTTTAGGCTCGCTGTCTATTGACAATGCACTGAAAGGAGAAATGACCGGACTGTTGGTTACCAACAAGAGCGGCATGACGGGTGAGGGAGCATACATGCAACTGCGCGGCATACGCTCACTGGTAGCAGACAATGCGCCACTCATCGTTATCAACGGGGTACCTTACATACCCGATGCAAATCTCAGCCAGATTGTCGGAGGCTACTCACGCTCACTGTTCCAGTCGCTCAACAATCAGGACATACGCAACATCACCGTTCTAAAAGGTGCTGAGGCTGCCACATACGGTTCTATGGGTAGCAACGGCGTCATAATGATTGAGACCGACCAAGCAAGCAGTACTAATATGGACACACGTATATCGTTCTCTGCTATTGCCGGTACCAACTGGAACAGTAAGCGAATACCGCTGATGAACTCTACTGAATACAAGAACTACCTCAGCGATATTGGCCTTACCTACTATCCCAACATGGAAGCCTTCTTCAGTGACTTTAACTTCCTCAGTGACCCGAAGGCCAACAAATGGTATCTCTATCAGTATGACACCAACTGGCAGGACGAGATCTACCGCAACAGCACATCAATGGACTACTTGTTCCGCGTGGAGGGTGGTGATAACATTGCAAAGTACAACATCTCATTGGGCTATATGAGCGACGAAGGAACCCTAAAGGATACCTATAGCGATCGCTACAATGCACAGATAAACGCCTCAGTATTGGTGAGCAAGCAATTTGAGATACGTGCAAACATCAATACTGCCTATCTCAAAGGCAAGTATCAGGAGCAAGGACTAAGCCTGGAGACCAATCCTCTGTTGGCTGCCTATCGCCGTGCGCCCCTGCTCAGCCCCTATTGGAGTGACCTTTATGGCAACCTGACCGGCAAATATGCTGATTATAATCTGGGTGCCATCACCAATGAGAACTTCCGTGTGTCCAACCCTGTCTCACTGGTCAACACCATGATGGGCAAGAACCGCCAGTATGACATGAACACGAAGATACATCTCATCTATACCCCCATGCGCAACCTTACCATCAACGGCATTGTTGGCATGTATTACAACTACAATCAGGAAGAGACATTTATTCCAGGTAAAGACAATCTGGACATTGTGCCCACCTACGACCAGTACGGTCAGTCAGACAATACCGTTCGCGTAGGTACCAACCACACATTTAATATGTACTATCATCTGAATGGCGGCTACAAGCTGAATTTCGATGAGCTGCATAAGTTCAATTTCAATGCCGGATGGCAGGTGCTTACCACTTCATACGAGTATGACGCAGGATTCGGACGCAACTCAAACAACGACTTCTACCAGACTCTTGGTGATGCACAGTCATTAGGTAAATATTTCTCAGGTTATAACAACAAGTGGAACTGGGCCAATGGCTATGCTCATGCCGACTGGACCTATAACAACACCGTAAAGGTGGGACTCACAGCTTCACTCGACGGAGCTTCAAGCATTGGCAAGGATGCCACCCGTCTGTCGTTCTATCCTGCTATAGATGCTGTGTTCATGGCTAAACAGGTGCCACTTTTCAACCAGATAGAATGGCTTGAGAAGCTGAATGTCTATGCTAACTACACACTGTCAGGAAACAGCCGCTTCTCGTCAAAGTTAGGCAAATATTATTACACCTCCTATCCTTTCCAGAACATCTCCGGACTGGTGAGAGGCAATGTGCCCAACAACGCATTGGAAGCCGAGAAAGACCGCACAGTCAACATTGGCTTAGAGACTTCATTGCTCCGCAACCGTTTGTCTCTTGGCATAGGCTATTACAACATCCAGTCTTCTAATGTATTGGTGGCAGGCACACGTTCTGTCCTACTGGGCTCCAACACTTATTACAGCAACGAAGGCAAGTTTGAGTCACAAGGCATAGAACTGTCTGTAGCATTCGCCCCCATTTACATGAAGGACTTCAGATGGATGGTTGGTGGAAACCTGACCACATTGCGTAACCGCGTTGTATCATTAGGCTCGCTTGGTGAGATTGTCAACACCTTAGACGATGATGCACAGGTTATCACTCGCGTGGGCGAGGACCCCTACGCTTTCTACGGACTGAAATCAATGGGCATATTAACCACCACAACTGAGGCCGAGAAAGCCAACTTGACAGCTAACGGTGAGAAATTT
This region of Prevotella sp. E13-27 genomic DNA includes:
- a CDS encoding SusC/RagA family TonB-linked outer membrane protein — encoded protein: MNIKKLLLTLALPISIVTGTHAQKLSGYIVTSANEPIAEAIISSPGCETVRSAADGSFTIEGIKEGNALTVWHDGFFQRSIYILDNSAKNLRVYMIESDRSRYNETSVTPFATKQGDPAANSMQNINRKDFALGSLSIDNALKGEMTGLLVTNKSGMTGEGAYMQLRGIRSLVADNAPLIVINGVPYIPDANLSQIVGGYSRSLFQSLNNQDIRNITVLKGAEAATYGSMGSNGVIMIETDQASSTNMDTRISFSAIAGTNWNSKRIPLMNSTEYKNYLSDIGLTYYPNMEAFFSDFNFLSDPKANKWYLYQYDTNWQDEIYRNSTSMDYLFRVEGGDNIAKYNISLGYMSDEGTLKDTYSDRYNAQINASVLVSKQFEIRANINTAYLKGKYQEQGLSLETNPLLAAYRRAPLLSPYWSDLYGNLTGKYADYNLGAITNENFRVSNPVSLVNTMMGKNRQYDMNTKIHLIYTPMRNLTINGIVGMYYNYNQEETFIPGKDNLDIVPTYDQYGQSDNTVRVGTNHTFNMYYHLNGGYKLNFDELHKFNFNAGWQVLTTSYEYDAGFGRNSNNDFYQTLGDAQSLGKYFSGYNNKWNWANGYAHADWTYNNTVKVGLTASLDGASSIGKDATRLSFYPAIDAVFMAKQVPLFNQIEWLEKLNVYANYTLSGNSRFSSKLGKYYYTSYPFQNISGLVRGNVPNNALEAEKDRTVNIGLETSLLRNRLSLGIGYYNIQSSNVLVAGTRSVLLGSNTYYSNEGKFESQGIELSVAFAPIYMKDFRWMVGGNLTTLRNRVVSLGSLGEIVNTLDDDAQVITRVGEDPYAFYGLKSMGILTTTTEAEKANLTANGEKFVAGDVHFYDKTGDGIIDNQDREVIGSATPDFYGSFFTRFEYKQFALDMTFAYSVGNDAYNAVRRITESGNSFANQAKSVNRRWLMEGQQTDMPRVQYNDRVGNNAFSDRWIEDASYLKLRDVTFSYTWQKPLWNFIQGGTAFITGQNLITFTKYLGLDPEFSYSYSPMMQGVDYAKATAPRAVKVGVNLKF